Proteins from a genomic interval of Zingiber officinale cultivar Zhangliang chromosome 1B, Zo_v1.1, whole genome shotgun sequence:
- the LOC121979469 gene encoding 2-methyl-6-phytyl-1,4-hydroquinone methyltransferase 2, chloroplastic-like: protein MASSSAGSRRASQPRFIQHKKEALWFYRLISIAYDQILNPPHWNEDMRDDALEPADLHHPELKVVDVGGGTGFATLGIVKHVHPENVTILDQSPEQLAKARQKEALKDCTIIEGDAEDLPFPTDSVDRYVSAGSIEYWPDPQRGIMEAYRVLKAGGIACIIGPVYPTFWLSRFFANAWMLFPKEEEYVEWFEKAGFKDVKLKRIGPKWYRGVRRFGLIIGCSVTGVKTESGESPLQLGPKAEDVNRAVNPFVVLVRFVLGTTAAAYYVLVPVYMWIKDKIVPRGQPL, encoded by the exons ATGGCCTCCTCTTCCGCTGGCTCTAGGCGAGCATCGCAGCCAAGGTTCATCCAGCACAAGAAGGAGGCCTTGTGGTTCTATCGGTTAATCTCCATCGCGTACGATCAGATATTAAACCCGCCGCACTGGAATGAGGACATGCGGGACGACGCCCTGGAGCCAGCCGATCTCCACCACCCGGAGCTGAAGGTCGTCGACGTCGGCGGCGGAACCGGGTTCGCCACCCTGGGCATCGTCAAGCACGTCCATCCCGAGAACGTTACCATCCTCGACCAGTCGCCGGAGCAGCTCGCCAAGGCGAGGCAGAAGGAAGCCCTCAAGGACTGCACCATCATCGAGGGGGACGCCGAGGACCTCCCTTTCCCGACGGACTCCGTCGATCGCTATGTCTCGGCGGGAAG TATCGAGTATTGGCCTGATCCACAGCGCGGAATCATGGAGGCATACAGAGTGCTGAAGGCCGGAGGGATCGCCTGCATCATCGGCCCTGTTTACCCGACCTTCTGGCTCTCGCGCTTCTTCGCCAACGCGTGGATGCTCTTCCCCAAGGAGGAAGAATACGTGGAGTGGTTCGAGAAGGCCGGTTTCAAGGATGTGAAGCTGAAGAGGATCGGCCCGAAATGGTATCGCGGCGTGCGGCGCTTCGGCCTCATCATCGGCTGCTCTGTGACAGGGGTCAAGACAGAATCCGGCGAGTCTCCTTTGCAG CTCGGTCCGAAGGCTGAAGACGTGAACAGGGCAGTGAATCCCTTCGTCGTCCTCGTGCGCTTCGTTCTAGGTACGACTGCGGCAGCATACTACGTGTTGGTGCCTGTCTACATGTGGATCAAGGACAAAATTGTGCCTCGAGGGCAGCCCTTATAA